In the genome of Myxococcus stipitatus, one region contains:
- a CDS encoding SDR family oxidoreductase, whose amino-acid sequence MADHGIRGKTVLIAGGAKNLGGLLARDLAAQGAKAVVIHYNSPQTKKDADETVAAVSAAGAKAIALQADLRTAGAVEKLFKDAVAAVGRPDIAINTVGKVLKKPLAETTEAEFDEMSAVNSKAAFFFLKEAGRHVNDHGKICTLVTSLLGAFTPFYASYAGMKAPVEHFTRAASKELGARGISVTAIGPGPMDTPFFYPAEGADAVAYHKTAAALSPFTKTGLTDIADIVPFIRFLVSEGWWMTGQTVLVNGGYTTK is encoded by the coding sequence ATGGCTGACCACGGCATCCGAGGCAAGACGGTCCTCATCGCGGGAGGCGCGAAGAATCTGGGCGGCCTGCTGGCTCGCGACCTCGCGGCGCAGGGCGCGAAGGCAGTGGTGATTCACTACAACAGCCCCCAGACGAAGAAGGACGCGGATGAGACGGTGGCCGCGGTCTCCGCCGCGGGCGCGAAGGCCATCGCGCTCCAGGCGGACCTGCGCACCGCGGGGGCCGTCGAGAAGCTGTTCAAGGACGCGGTGGCCGCCGTGGGCCGGCCCGACATCGCCATCAACACGGTGGGCAAGGTGCTGAAGAAGCCGCTGGCGGAGACGACCGAGGCGGAGTTCGACGAGATGAGCGCCGTGAACTCGAAGGCCGCCTTCTTCTTCCTCAAGGAGGCGGGGCGCCACGTCAACGACCACGGGAAGATCTGCACCCTGGTGACGTCGCTCCTCGGGGCCTTCACGCCCTTCTACGCCTCGTACGCGGGCATGAAGGCGCCGGTGGAGCACTTCACCCGCGCGGCCTCGAAGGAATTGGGCGCGCGAGGCATCTCCGTGACCGCCATTGGCCCGGGGCCCATGGACACGCCGTTCTTCTACCCGGCGGAGGGCGCGGACGCGGTCGCCTACCACAAGACGGCGGCGGCGCTCTCCCCGTTCACCAAGACGGGCCTGACGGACATCGCGGACATCGTCCCGTTCATCCGGTTCCTCGTCTCGGAGGGGTGGTGGATGACGGGGCAGACGGTCCTGGTCAACGGAGGCTACACGACGAAGTAG
- a CDS encoding GNAT family N-acetyltransferase, giving the protein MASPLRIECGPCVLRPWRKGDEESLVRHANNRAIWLNLRDRFPHPYTPADAAWWVAHAGGEETPTNLAIEVAGEAVGSIGLIPGSDVERRSAEVGYWLGESLWGKGIAPASLKGFCHWAFEQYDFLRLFALPFADNAASCRVLEKSGFQREGLLRRSAVKDGVVHDQALYARLRTGI; this is encoded by the coding sequence ATGGCCTCGCCCCTTCGAATCGAGTGTGGTCCGTGTGTCCTGCGTCCCTGGCGGAAGGGGGACGAGGAGTCGTTGGTCCGGCACGCGAACAACCGCGCCATCTGGCTCAACCTCCGCGACCGGTTTCCCCACCCCTACACGCCCGCGGACGCGGCGTGGTGGGTCGCCCACGCGGGTGGGGAGGAGACTCCGACGAACCTCGCCATCGAGGTGGCGGGGGAGGCTGTCGGCTCCATCGGGCTGATTCCTGGCTCGGACGTCGAGCGCCGCTCGGCGGAGGTGGGCTACTGGCTGGGAGAGTCCTTGTGGGGCAAGGGCATCGCACCCGCGTCGCTCAAGGGGTTCTGTCATTGGGCCTTCGAGCAGTACGACTTCCTCCGGCTGTTCGCGCTGCCCTTCGCGGACAACGCCGCTTCGTGCCGCGTGCTGGAGAAGTCGGGCTTCCAGCGCGAGGGGCTCCTGCGGCGCAGCGCCGTGAAGGACGGCGTCGTGCATGACCAGGCGCTCTACGCGCGCTTGCGCACCGGAATCTGA
- a CDS encoding GlxA family transcriptional regulator, protein MSFTVIVLEDAFAASVAATLDMLRAARTLGARSLSFQVCSVDGGFVPLSSGVGVQTTRLPSRSRADTSTWVIPGLGTNTAKAVHERLARPDAQALSKLITRHVSRGGRVAAACTSVFLLRQAGVLPRRRVTTTWWLAGLLSELETACVVDANAMVCADGPILTAGAAFAQTDLMLHLLREHCGPRLVDALARTLLLDGRQAQARFIAPELLANGDTLIARIAAEVEAHFPNPPSVATLASRLGMTERTLSRHVRRMTGQSPLALVHSLKSRRAQALLQSTHLSVDDVAEAVGYQDASTLRRLLKKLGVAPPRALRSAQIPVRKRA, encoded by the coding sequence ATGTCCTTCACCGTCATCGTCCTGGAAGACGCCTTCGCGGCGAGCGTCGCGGCGACCCTCGACATGCTCCGGGCGGCGCGCACCCTCGGGGCCCGGTCGCTGAGCTTCCAGGTGTGCTCGGTCGATGGGGGCTTCGTGCCCCTCTCCTCGGGCGTGGGCGTGCAGACCACGCGACTGCCGTCGAGGTCTCGCGCGGACACCTCGACCTGGGTCATCCCGGGCCTGGGGACGAACACCGCGAAGGCCGTGCACGAGCGGCTCGCGCGGCCCGATGCCCAGGCGCTCTCGAAGCTCATCACCCGCCATGTCTCCCGGGGGGGCCGTGTCGCGGCGGCCTGCACCTCGGTCTTCCTCTTGCGGCAGGCCGGCGTGCTGCCACGAAGGCGGGTCACCACGACGTGGTGGCTCGCGGGCCTGCTCTCCGAGCTGGAGACGGCGTGTGTCGTCGACGCGAACGCGATGGTGTGCGCGGACGGCCCCATCCTCACGGCGGGCGCGGCCTTCGCGCAGACCGACCTCATGCTGCACCTGCTCCGGGAGCACTGCGGCCCGCGCCTGGTGGACGCGCTCGCGCGCACGCTGCTCCTCGACGGCCGCCAGGCCCAGGCGCGGTTCATCGCCCCGGAGCTCCTCGCGAATGGCGACACGCTGATTGCCCGCATCGCCGCGGAGGTGGAGGCCCACTTCCCGAATCCGCCCAGCGTCGCCACGCTCGCCTCACGGCTGGGGATGACGGAGCGGACCCTGTCGCGCCACGTGCGACGCATGACAGGACAGAGTCCGCTGGCGCTGGTCCACAGCCTCAAGTCGCGGCGCGCCCAGGCGCTGCTTCAGTCCACGCACCTGAGCGTCGACGATGTCGCCGAGGCCGTGGGCTACCAGGACGCGAGCACCCTCCGCCGCCTGCTCAAGAAGCTGGGCGTCGCGCCACCCCGGGCCCTGCGCTCGGCTCAGATTCCGGTGCGCAAGCGCGCGTAG
- a CDS encoding dienelactone hydrolase family protein, which yields MTTQALKMQRDVEQDDPLEDFQPRDVALLGETRKVYVSGSGPAVIVMAEMPGISPRVARFARWVREAGFTVWMPSLFGKDGAVPTAKEGKAVFERVCISKEFRALGGNASSPITVWLRALAAHAHAECGGPGVGAIGMCLTGNFALSMMLEKSVLAPVLSQPSLPLDEPEAVNISTEELEVVKQRLEKEDLSVLAYRFEGDAFCKAERFAAYQKALGERFQGRVLPDSAAGPKSSRPDDFFRFIPTPHSVMTVHLVDEAGSPTSAARDEVLAFFRRRLLP from the coding sequence ATGACGACCCAGGCCCTCAAGATGCAGCGTGATGTCGAGCAGGATGACCCGCTCGAGGACTTCCAGCCCCGCGACGTCGCGTTGTTGGGGGAGACGCGGAAGGTCTACGTGTCGGGGAGTGGGCCGGCCGTCATCGTCATGGCGGAGATGCCGGGCATCAGTCCTCGGGTCGCGCGCTTCGCCCGATGGGTGAGGGAGGCGGGCTTCACCGTCTGGATGCCCAGCCTCTTCGGCAAGGATGGCGCGGTGCCCACGGCGAAGGAGGGCAAGGCCGTCTTCGAGCGGGTGTGCATCAGCAAGGAGTTCCGGGCGCTGGGCGGGAATGCGTCGAGCCCCATCACCGTGTGGTTGAGGGCGCTCGCCGCGCATGCCCACGCGGAATGTGGGGGGCCGGGGGTGGGGGCCATCGGGATGTGCCTCACCGGCAACTTCGCGCTGTCGATGATGCTGGAGAAGTCGGTGCTGGCGCCGGTGCTGTCGCAGCCGTCGCTGCCGCTGGACGAGCCCGAGGCGGTCAACATCTCGACGGAGGAGCTCGAGGTGGTGAAGCAGCGGCTGGAGAAGGAGGACCTGTCGGTGCTCGCGTACCGGTTCGAGGGAGACGCCTTCTGCAAGGCGGAGCGCTTCGCCGCCTATCAGAAGGCGCTCGGTGAGCGGTTCCAAGGGCGGGTCCTGCCCGACAGCGCGGCGGGCCCGAAGTCCTCTCGCCCCGATGACTTCTTCCGCTTCATCCCCACGCCGCACAGCGTGATGACCGTCCACCTGGTCGACGAGGCGGGCTCACCGACCTCGGCGGCGAGAGACGAAGTGCTCGCGTTCTTCCGGCGGCGGCTCCTGCCGTAG
- a CDS encoding EamA family transporter, producing the protein MTWWMFALASAVFAALTAILAKVGVEGVPSTLATALRTGVVLVFAWSIALARGEGAALTSLSRRTWLFLALSGVATGLSWLAYFRALQLAPASRVAPIDKLSLALTLLLAWALLSEPMTWKLVLGVALMVCGALLTLA; encoded by the coding sequence ATGACGTGGTGGATGTTTGCCTTGGCATCCGCGGTCTTCGCCGCGCTGACCGCCATTCTCGCCAAGGTGGGCGTCGAGGGTGTTCCCTCGACGCTCGCCACCGCGTTGCGCACCGGGGTGGTGCTCGTCTTCGCGTGGAGCATCGCCCTGGCGCGGGGAGAAGGCGCGGCGCTCACCAGCCTGAGCCGGCGCACGTGGCTGTTCCTCGCGCTCTCGGGTGTGGCCACGGGCCTCTCATGGCTCGCCTACTTCCGCGCGCTCCAGCTCGCGCCGGCCTCGCGCGTGGCGCCCATCGACAAGCTCAGCCTGGCGCTCACGCTCCTGCTGGCCTGGGCGCTCCTGAGTGAGCCCATGACGTGGAAGCTGGTGCTGGGCGTGGCGCTGATGGTCTGCGGCGCGCTCCTGACGCTGGCCTGA
- a CDS encoding type II toxin-antitoxin system PemK/MazF family toxin has protein sequence MTTNPASPPGPRSEDIHRGDVFWVAPDDSRGPPPDYSHPHVVVQEDVFNHSRITTVVMCALTSNPHRASEPGNVLLEPGEGNLSKQSVVVVSRISSVEKSRLGERIGALSQARVEQVLDGLRFQQRAFFRR, from the coding sequence ATGACGACGAACCCAGCAAGCCCCCCAGGCCCCCGGTCCGAGGACATCCACCGAGGCGACGTGTTCTGGGTGGCTCCGGATGACTCGCGCGGGCCCCCCCCGGACTACTCGCATCCGCATGTCGTGGTGCAGGAGGACGTCTTCAATCACTCGCGCATCACCACCGTGGTGATGTGTGCGCTGACCTCCAACCCGCACCGCGCCAGCGAGCCCGGGAACGTGCTGCTGGAGCCGGGCGAGGGCAACCTCTCCAAGCAGAGCGTGGTGGTCGTCTCGCGAATTTCGTCGGTGGAGAAGTCCCGCCTCGGTGAGCGCATCGGCGCGCTGTCCCAGGCGCGCGTGGAGCAGGTGCTCGACGGCCTGCGCTTCCAACAGCGCGCGTTCTTCCGGCGGTAA
- a CDS encoding (2Fe-2S)-binding protein yields the protein MPAHQFILNGQSVSVELPSDVPLLWVLRDVLGVKGPKYGCGVGVCGACTSHLDGEAFRPCIHPVGDLAGREVMTIEGLGASGLHPVQEAWIEEDVAQCGFCQPGQIMAAVALLRTNLQPSDADIDAAMSDNVCRCGTYVRIRAAIKRAALLLRNGATGGRAAEGNPPG from the coding sequence ATGCCGGCCCATCAGTTCATCCTCAATGGTCAAAGCGTGTCGGTGGAGCTGCCCTCGGACGTGCCGCTGCTCTGGGTGCTGCGCGATGTCCTGGGCGTCAAGGGCCCCAAGTATGGCTGTGGCGTGGGCGTGTGTGGCGCGTGCACCAGCCACCTGGATGGCGAGGCGTTCCGCCCCTGCATCCACCCCGTCGGAGACCTGGCGGGCCGCGAGGTGATGACCATCGAGGGATTGGGTGCGTCGGGGCTGCATCCAGTGCAGGAGGCGTGGATTGAGGAGGACGTGGCCCAGTGTGGCTTCTGTCAGCCGGGGCAGATCATGGCCGCCGTCGCCCTGCTGCGAACGAATCTCCAGCCCTCCGACGCGGACATCGACGCCGCCATGAGCGACAACGTCTGCCGCTGCGGCACGTATGTCCGCATCCGCGCGGCCATCAAGCGCGCGGCGCTCTTGCTGCGAAATGGAGCCACGGGAGGCCGAGCAGCGGAGGGCAACCCTCCAGGCTAA
- a CDS encoding xanthine dehydrogenase family protein molybdopterin-binding subunit encodes MSETLEQDTAVPGKLDRRRFLTWVIASPTLMVAARLGLDIPSAEAAPESQTPSETALSLSIAIQDDGRVVATLPRTEVGQGITTAVAMLVAEELDLPLERVEVRSADADPRYLIQLTGLSSSMRYLAGPLRAAAADARARLVTAAALRWKVLAFPLTTAGGEVLAPDGRKLGYGELAAEAARVLLPLVSTQPKDPSEYTLVGQPTGRIDARAIVTGAARYALDLDVPDALSAVVARPPTLRGTIQSVDDTAARAMPGVVDVVRLESGVAVVARNFAQAFAARDALNITWRPGPASTLSDADIRTKLRDAIGPKPLPPLFTARTLEGRFDFPYLAHAPMETQSCVAHVRGNQADIWTGAQDPKFAQREVAKALGWLLAPHQVSVHVLRAGGGFGRRFFNEAAVEAALVSRAVGKPVKLMWSRNDDMRHGRFRPASHHRILAHVGPGGGLLGWNHRAAIPTVEFPHGFGDAVTALVGELLPDVTSAVFFTLTQHLPYRFGLVTQELREVPLPVPTASFRSVFTSQVGVANEVFIDQVARELQVDPVELRRSRLSSTRLRAVLDKVVSEGQWGRALPPGVAQGVAVLEEWNSSIAHLVEVDVTGAEPKVLRVVIAADVGLPINPKGIEAQLQGAAVDAMSTTLSAGIHIDSGAVREGSFADYHWLRMKHVPADIQVHLVRSDDRVGGVGELGYPSAAAALTNALARATGTMPTRFPILDKGV; translated from the coding sequence ATGTCGGAAACGCTCGAGCAGGACACAGCCGTGCCCGGGAAGCTGGACCGGCGTCGATTCCTGACCTGGGTCATCGCCTCGCCCACGTTGATGGTCGCCGCGCGGCTGGGATTGGACATTCCTTCCGCCGAGGCGGCGCCGGAATCCCAGACACCGTCCGAGACGGCCCTCAGTCTGTCCATTGCCATCCAAGACGATGGGCGCGTCGTCGCCACGCTGCCGCGCACGGAGGTGGGCCAGGGCATCACCACCGCCGTGGCCATGCTCGTCGCGGAGGAGCTCGACCTGCCGCTCGAGCGCGTCGAGGTGCGCAGCGCCGACGCGGACCCGCGCTATCTCATCCAGCTCACCGGGCTCTCCTCGTCGATGCGCTATCTGGCGGGCCCGCTCCGCGCGGCGGCGGCGGATGCTCGCGCGCGGCTGGTCACCGCGGCGGCCCTGCGCTGGAAGGTGCTGGCCTTCCCGCTCACCACCGCGGGCGGCGAGGTGCTCGCGCCCGACGGCCGGAAGCTGGGCTATGGCGAGCTGGCGGCGGAGGCCGCGCGGGTGCTGCTGCCCCTGGTCTCCACGCAGCCCAAGGACCCCAGTGAGTACACGCTGGTGGGCCAGCCCACCGGACGCATCGACGCGCGCGCCATCGTCACCGGCGCGGCCCGGTATGCGCTGGACCTGGACGTCCCCGACGCGCTGTCCGCCGTCGTGGCCCGCCCCCCGACGCTGCGCGGCACCATCCAGTCCGTCGACGACACCGCCGCGCGGGCGATGCCCGGCGTGGTGGACGTGGTGCGGCTGGAGTCGGGCGTGGCCGTGGTGGCTCGGAACTTCGCGCAGGCCTTCGCGGCGCGGGACGCGCTGAACATCACCTGGAGACCGGGGCCTGCGAGCACGCTGTCCGACGCGGACATCCGGACGAAGCTGCGCGACGCCATCGGCCCCAAGCCCCTGCCTCCGCTGTTCACGGCACGGACGCTGGAGGGACGCTTCGACTTCCCCTACCTGGCCCACGCGCCCATGGAGACGCAGAGCTGCGTGGCGCATGTGCGCGGAAACCAGGCGGACATCTGGACGGGCGCGCAGGACCCCAAGTTCGCGCAGCGCGAGGTGGCCAAGGCCCTGGGCTGGTTGCTCGCGCCGCACCAGGTCTCCGTGCATGTCCTCCGGGCGGGCGGCGGCTTCGGGCGCAGGTTCTTCAACGAGGCCGCGGTGGAGGCGGCGCTCGTCTCGCGCGCCGTCGGCAAGCCCGTGAAGCTGATGTGGAGCCGCAACGACGACATGCGGCACGGGCGCTTCCGCCCCGCGAGCCACCACCGCATCCTCGCCCACGTGGGCCCGGGCGGAGGGCTGCTCGGGTGGAACCACCGCGCCGCGATTCCCACGGTGGAGTTCCCCCACGGCTTCGGCGACGCCGTCACCGCGCTCGTCGGAGAGCTGCTGCCCGACGTGACGAGCGCCGTGTTCTTCACCCTCACCCAGCACCTGCCCTACCGCTTCGGGCTGGTGACGCAGGAGCTGCGCGAGGTCCCCCTCCCCGTGCCCACCGCGTCCTTCCGCTCGGTGTTCACCAGCCAGGTGGGCGTGGCCAACGAGGTCTTCATCGACCAGGTGGCTCGCGAGCTCCAGGTCGACCCGGTGGAGCTGCGGCGCTCGCGGCTTTCGTCCACGCGGCTCAGGGCCGTGCTGGACAAGGTGGTGTCGGAGGGACAGTGGGGGCGCGCGCTGCCGCCGGGCGTCGCCCAGGGTGTCGCCGTCCTGGAGGAGTGGAACAGCTCCATCGCCCACCTGGTCGAGGTGGACGTCACGGGGGCCGAGCCCAAGGTGCTGCGCGTCGTCATCGCCGCGGACGTGGGGCTGCCCATCAACCCCAAGGGCATCGAGGCGCAGCTGCAGGGCGCGGCGGTGGATGCGATGTCCACCACGCTGAGCGCGGGCATCCACATCGACTCGGGCGCCGTGCGGGAAGGCAGCTTCGCGGACTACCACTGGCTGCGGATGAAGCACGTCCCCGCCGACATCCAGGTGCACCTGGTCCGGTCGGATGACCGCGTGGGCGGTGTGGGCGAGCTGGGCTACCCCAGCGCCGCGGCGGCCCTGACCAACGCCCTGGCCCGGGCGACCGGCACGATGCCCACCCGCTTTCCCATCCTCGACAAGGGAGTCTGA